One Silene latifolia isolate original U9 population chromosome 4, ASM4854445v1, whole genome shotgun sequence DNA segment encodes these proteins:
- the LOC141652526 gene encoding uncharacterized protein LOC141652526, with translation MLISTKIKPIDGGEETAASAVAVPKPVMKSRLKRLFRIPPPHAPPTTAVHPAAEMFEPSSVCLAKMVTNFIEENNNNNEKHGVRNRCNCFNGNGSDGSDGEADAADIGDFLKSLVVCATVNERNVVADTARVVAEKNNKVFKRKDELRKLVVEGLMAVGYDAAICKSKWEKSPSFPAGEYEYVDVIVEGERLIIDIDFRSEFEVARSTKIYKSILQTLPNIFVGKSDRLAKIICIISEAAKQSLKKKGMHIPPWRKADYVQAKWLSPPTRLITATATAMSPPTPVDSITISNGPVPNKPAPALSTILAEPHHSDESETSSNSCQSETVFDMSGDEDVKGGPEAKKSSKIVTGLASLIENKP, from the exons ATGTTGATCTCTACGAAGATTAAGCCGATTGACGGCGGAGAAGAGACGGCGGCGTCGGCGGTTGCGGTGCCGAAGCCGGTTATGAAGTCGAGGTTAAAGAGATTGTTCAGGATTCCGCCGCCGCATGCACCGCCGACTACGGCGGTGCATCCGGCGGCGGAGATGTTCGAGCCGAGCTCGGTTTGTTTAGCGAAAATGGTGACGAATTTTATTgaggaaaataataataataatgagaagCATGGTGTGAGAAATCGCTGTAATTGTTTTAATGGTAATGGTAGTGATGGTTCTGATGGTGAAGCTGATGCTGCCGATATCGGCGATTTTCTCAAG AGTTTGGTGGTGTGTGCGACGGTGAATGAGAGGAATGTGGTGGCGGATACGGCGAGGGTGGTGGCGGAGAAGAATAACAAGGTGTTTAAACGGAAAGACGAATTGCGAAAGCTTGTTGTTGAAGGTTTAATGGCTGTTGGTTATGATGCTGCTATCTGTAAATCTAAGTGGGAGAAATCTCCTTCTTTTCCTGCTG GGGAATACGAGTACGTGGATGTGATAGTCGAAGGAGAGAGACTAATAATCGACATTGATTTCCGATCAGAATTCGAAGTTGCTAGATCAACCAAGATTTACAAATCGATTCTCCAGACTTTGCCCAACATCTTTGTCGGAAAATCTGATCGCTTGGCTAAAATAATCTGCATTATATCGGAGGCAGCAAAACAAAGTCTAAAGAAGAAGGGCATGCACATTCCGCCATGGCGGAAAGCCGACTATGTTCAAGCCAAATGGCTCTCTCCTCCAACCCGGCTCAtcaccgccaccgccaccgccaTGAGCCCTCCCACTCCAGTAGACTCGATCACTATCTCCAACGGTCCGGTCCCAAACAAGCCCGCTCCCGCCCTGTCCACGATCTTAGCCGAGCCCCACCATTCCGACGAGTCCGAGACAAGCTCCAATTCATGCCAATCAGAGACGGTTTTTGACATGTCGGGGGACGAGGACGTAAAGGGAGGACCCGAGGCAAAGAAGAGTTCCAAGATTGTGACCGGATTGGCCTCCCTCATTGAGAATAAACCATAG